The following is a genomic window from Pedobacter sp. KBS0701.
AACACCAGTACACCATAAGCATTACAGGCAACGGCCAAGCCTGCCAGTTGCTGTATGCAGTTAATTGGTTTTGCCTGTTGCTTTAGCTTGTGCCAGCAAAAAACCTCGTGGTTTTGGTTTACAAACAGTACATACCAATCGCAGGCTTTACCAGATGATGGTTTGCCACGGAGCTGTTTTAAAAATTGAATTGAATTTTGGACCAGGTTTACGTTTACCTGTCTTTTGAGTGTGTGATAACTAAACTCCAGTTTAGCTAAAGTAATTTGATTTTTTGTTAGGTGCATTTTAAAAAAATTAAATACATGCCCAACTGTGTTCGCGATATAAATATAGCAAAATATGATCAGATGCAAAAATAAATTGAGGGTGATGAAAAAGATTTTAGTTTTGGTTTTGGTTTTGAAAAATGGACCCAGACTTCCGACCTCGGTCGCCCACCTCCCGACCAAAAAGATTGCTTCACACCATCGCAACGTTCCAACCCTTCAGTTCGCAATGACGAAGCGGAGCATTTAATTATCAATAACCAAATTTCAATGAACAGGTAGCGACCGTATATTGAACGATCACGGTAACGCACCAAACCTCGGTCCCCGGTCACCCAACTCCTGACTAATTTACCATTCCCAAAACAATTGCCTTTTAAAAAGAATTATATAAGTACACCTATAACCTTTTGATATGAAAACGAAAATAATAATCTTAGTGGCCGCCTTTGGCCTGGCATTGTCAGCCTGTAGTGGCAAAAAGGCTGATCAGGAAAATGCTGATAGCATGTACAAATACACCGACACCAACAAGGTGATTGATAGTACAAAGACCGATTCTACAGCAGATTCAACCACGAATGCCCCTGCTGATATAAAACATTAAAGAAAATGAACAAACAAAAGCGCTCATGCCGAAAAGTATGGGCGTTTTTTGTTAAGGCTAGTGACCCCTCAGGGGTTCGAACCCTGGGCACACAGATTAAGAGTCTGTTGCTCTACCAACTAAGCTAAGAAGTCTGGTGGATTAAATATAGGATAAAAAGGGAGGAAGTGCTTTTATTAATAGAGATCAATCCAAAGAAAAATCTTACTCAATTAATTATTGTAAGGGCACAAGTCATTCATACCACTGCCCTGCCTATTAAGACCTGCACCAGTAATGGATGGTCGAGTGAGAGTTGTATATATTCCTAGCTACGTAAAAAGGGAGCTTGCATTTCTAAGTAACTACTCAGATCAGGATACCAATATATTACAGGACTGAAAGAGCCACATAATGACAGCTATTTCAATAAGATTTTGGAAAGAAATGTTTGATTAAATATGATTGAAAAAGGTCAGGCACTTATTCATTTATACATACAGCAGCAATTAAAGTCTATAGGAAAAGCAAGGATTTAACATCATACAGCAACTCCTAGGTCATTCAGACATAATTGTAACCCTTAAATATTTAATAGGTCTTGGTGAGGCTACAAATGAGGATCTGAAATACCATATGCCCGACTTTGAACCTTATTAATCCAATACGTATCTGAAAATTAACTCACTTTTATTCTCCAAAACCATTTCTTGAAAAGTTACTGTAAGAATGGATATTGCTAGACAACTTGATTCGTATGCTTTTAACATGTATAGTTCTGCCTCATCATCATGAAGACCATAATTACTTGGAGGAATGTCTAGGTCACCATGAACTAACCTTGAACGGAAATCATACATTTGTTTGAGTTTTTTATTAAAGTTAACTATTGGTCCCAATAATACTTGAGTTTTGTTAAATATCTGACTAGAAATACCCTCTTTACTTGAAGCATATAATGCCTCTATTCCTAATAAGGCCCATAATAACTTAATCGTAATATTGCTTTATCATCTTCAAATAGATAAGTAAAAGCATTTAATGCTCTTTCTGTTTTCGTATTACTATGTCTATCAAAGGAGAAGTTATTACTACTAAACCACCCCAATACTTTAAGAATTGGAATTTTCTTATAATTAGGCCAAGCAATGGTTTTTGAGTACTCCAATGTTTCTCTTTGGATCCCATTAGTACTAATGAATCCCTTATATAGCTGACCATCAAAATAAACATCACCTCCAAGTAAAACTAACGAGCCTGGATGAGCAATCTGAGATAGTATTAATAAATTATGCAACTTGGATATAATATCATTAATGACCAAAGATTTAAAGAATTCAAAAGAATCAGCTTCTGAGAGATCTGATACCTCTCCCATCTTTATAAATTTTGGACTAATATCTTTATACTTGTTAGGTATTATAAATTTGAAAGCAAGTGCTTCATTTGGCTCATAAACTCTATGCTTTTGAAAAACGACTGAATGATCTTGCAAGAGAGATATCCCAACATTTATCTCACCTACATATTTTATTTTAAAGGTTAAAGAGTTATCCAACTCCAACAATTCTTCTATTATACCACCTAAAGAATCAGATTCTTCAATTGTTAATGGCATCAGGGAGGCTTCTATCTTTACTTCAAAGGAGTCTTTCATAAACTAATCAAAGGTAATAACTTACAATCAGAATAAAATATAATTAGTCTTCGAATGGTAAGACTACATATTTAACAAGAGGATGTCGGAATTATTCAGCACATAAAATCCCTTTCATTTTTCACATAAATTTGTAGCAGTTAAACTAGTGCAAATAACTAGTTTCTTCTTGGGCAATCTAACCCACATAATTAGATTTCTAACGGCTGTTATAAGGTAACAGTAAGTAAAAAGCAAGGCACCTATCTAGCGCAAGTCTTTACACCTTGGCCTAAACAAGGCCTAACTTGTGCTTTTATTAAATGTAGAACAACTTCAAGCCTTCGTCCCCCGCCCTTCAGTTCGCAATAGCGTACAGTTTCGCCTTATAAATCCAAACTTCGAACCTCCGCTCCTAATCTCTCACGACCCTCATCAAAATATACCCACTAAGCGGTATTGTCTGCCTCATATACGATTGTGAAATTTGCCAATAACAAACAAACAATAAGGCATGAAAATAAACAAACTACTATTAAAGGCAATGCTTGTGCAACTGGTTACTACATCCAGTTTAATTGCGCAAGTAAAAAAACCGGCGACCAAAACGGCTGCTCCGGTTAAAACCAAATACGGCGCTTTAGCTGTAGACCGATCAAATGGTTTTTATTATGGTTTTTCATTCGATCAGCCAAGCCTGGTGGCAGCAGAGAAGAAAGCGGTTGACGAATGCAACAAACGCGGTGGCGCCTGCAGTATTGTACTTACCTACTCAGGCACAGGTTGTGCCGCCTACCGCACCATAAACGGTAATGTGGGTACCGCATTTGGCTGGGGCATAGCCAAAACGAAAGAAGAAGCTGATGCAATAGCTACCAAAGAATGTTTAAAAAGAAGCGGCGGCATACAGCCTGCTAACTTTGTCTGGACTTGTAATGCAGCACAAGCGGCACAGTTAAAAGAAATATACAATGCCTCACCGGAAATTACAGGTCCGGTAAAAATTGGCAACCAGGTATGGACAAGCACCAATTTAAATGTGAACACTTATAGAAACGGCGAGCAGATTTATTACGCAGCCAACCAAAAAGAATGGGAAAAAGTAAGCAGGGATAAGATTCCGGCTTATTGTTACCTTAATTTCGATAGTAGCAATGAAAAGAAATACGGTAAGCTGTACAACTTTTATGCAGTTACCGATCGCCGTGGCTTAGCGCCTGCCGGTTGGCATGTACCCAGCAGCGGTGAGTTTTTAACCCTTATTGCGACTTTAGGTGGTGAAAAGGTAGCCGGTAAAAAAATGCGTGGTACTACGGGTTGGGACGTAAAAGATTCGTACAAATTTGCACATGGCAATGGCGATAACTCATCGGGCCTCAATTTATTGACCAATGGCAGTGCAGGTGGTGATGAGTATGGTGGCGGAAAATCTTTCCTTTATGGCGTATGGTTAAGTTATTGGTGGTCGGGTAGTACCAAATCAAGTGGCGACAGCTTTGCCTATTACCTTGACTTTAACAAATACAGTGAACCACGTGTAACCGATTACAGTAAAACCACAGGCTGTGCGGTAAGGCTAGTGAAAGATTAATTGCCCGTATCCTATAATGCTCATATTTTGGAACCTAAAGGTTTGAAATCACTTAATCAACCGGGAATAATCAGATTTCCGGTTGATTTTGTTTAAGGGAATAACAATCAAACCTTATATTTAGGCACCACAAACAATAAATGACAGACGAACAAGTTATCACGCTAATTGAAAAGGAATTTCAGGAAAAAACGTTTGGTGTAACCGAACAATATCTTGAAATCCATGCGCCAATCTACATCAATAATAAATTACAGATCGTGCGGATCGATCGCGACCGTGACAAGTTCATTATAGCTTACTTACCGGTTATTGATGAACGGTTTTACTTTGCGGTATATATTGATGAGGATTTAGATAAACTGATCAATATCGGTACCGAACCTGATCATCGGGTTTATTTTTTGGCCACTTCCGAAAATTTCTCAGAAACGGAGCTTAAAGCCATGTGTAGCTTATCGGTTGATGAGAGCTGGAACATTGGAGATTTAAAGAAAAACGGCAGATCGGCATATAACTTTAGTGCGCTTAAAATAATGCCCAATAGCGAACCGGATGAGTTTGAAGATAAACTTGATAAGTTATTAACCTATCTGGAAACAGACAAGAAAGGAGTTAGCGAACTTGTAGAAAAAGCTGAGGGCTACATTCAGGTGGCCATGGATATTCATAATGGCAATGGAATGATTGGTGGTCCGAGTATCAAAAGGGAAAGCATTGCCAGAATGCACAACCTTGGGCTTTCCATCGATTTCGATCTCTATGTTAGCGGCAATAGTTTCAGGTAGAAAACGATTGGCCTTAATCTGGTTCTGTTTAAGGTGTTGTGCTGAATTATCTACCTGATTACTAGTCGAAACTTCAAGCCTCTGACTAATTCACAAAATAGATTGCTTCACACCACCTCACAATCCCTAGCCTTCGGTTCGCAATGACGAATCAATGCACATTTAGACCTGAACCTCCGACTTCTGACCAGCCGATCAAAAGATTGCCCGTCATTTCCCGTGTTTTCGAGGTACGGCCATCGTTAAATAGCCCTGATGGAAGTGAAACGGACAGCAGGACCGAAGCCAACCTAAGGATCACAGCCGCTGCGCTCCAAAAAACCTTTCAACTCCAAACTGATCTTCTTCTAGTTTTCTCTTTAGAAATGCAGACTTCGGACCTTCGGCCCCTTACCTCCGACTCCAAACTACCCCTTACCCAGTTCGCCAACATACCGATAAGTGTTCACCTGCACTCCGGTAGGCGTAGTGCTTGTGCTTACAAAAGCCAGTACGCGGGCATCGGCAGTATCCGAAAAGAAACGTTTGCCTTTGCCCAGCAACACCGGATATACCATCAGTACAACCTCGTCAACCAGTCCCTGTTCCAATAGCACAGCAACCACCGTTGAACTTCCATATACGATCAGATCAGGGCCTTCGGTTGATTTGAGCTCACGGATACGCGTTACGATGTCTGTGCCTAAATCTTCAACCGGACGCCATTCGAGGCTCTCTGGTCTGTGGGTAGCCACGTATTTTTTACCATTATTCAAACTGTTCGCCATCGGATTATCACCTGCCTTTGGCCAGTACTGGGTCCAGCTATCGTAGGTTTTACGGCCAAGCAGCAGATCAATGTTAGTGCCTTGAGCTTCCAGTACTGCGGCTAGGCCTTCCGCACTCCGTAAGGTGTTGTCCACCCGCCATGTGTAAAATCCTCACTATTTTCGTGCTGCATCACGCCATCAAGCGAGATGTGTTCCATTATTTTGATCTTTCTCATGTTATTTTCTATTTTTTTAACGATGATAAAGTTACAACGGAAGGTTTATGCCCATGAGGGGTAATCATGACAATATAAAGGCGTTTTTATGACTATTTGAATTTAATTTATGGGTTAATGGTTTAACTGAAAAGGCCAGCTGGAAATAGTAGAGAATTTAGAAACGATGGGTGCTGTGCTTTTCGGGCAACGCAGCCCCGCCATTCGCTACTTCCGATGAAGAATCGGAATCGCTGCTGTCGGGTTTAGGAAGGAGGGCTTGTGGCTTTTGGCTGGGTTGAATAGCGACTGCGTTAGCTTATATGTTCCTTAAATTTCTTATGTGGTTAATTCTTGAGCCGATTGCCTAAAAAACCTACTAAATTCCTATCTTGTTGTATCTGAAATTAATACAGACCTTAACATTTTTCATCAAATATCTACTATTAGTAGGGACATTGTATATTTAGCTCCTGGTAATGCAAAGAAATAATATGATGACCGACTTTAAAATAAAAGATTTTATAACGATACATGATATACACCAAAAGTTCATCAAATCTTTCAGCTCATTATTGAATCAAAATACTTGCACAGATTTAGATATTAGCCACAAGAATATTTCAATAGAAACCGAAAATCTCGATTTCGAACTAGTTAATGGAGATGCGATTGCTTTCAAAAGCCAAATCGATCAAGACGGCAATAAAATTGGTTATTACAAATTGATTTTCGCCCTAAATGGAGCATTAATCGATGAGTTTTTTGTGATTTGCTGATATATTAAACACGCAGATTGCTCGGATTTACACTGATTAAATTAATATATAGCTTTCCATGTTATGAAACACCCAAAAATTGTTTTTATCTTTTTTATCCTTTGGCTATTACTTATTTTTATCTGGTATAAAACGGGTAGAAGCCAAAAAACTGAAGATGACAAGCTACTAAAGAACAACATTGAATTTACAGGCACCCTAAAATCTGTAAAGGTGTCCCAAAATCATTGTTTTGCAATAATCTCAATTGACAATGTAAAAAGTAATGTTGCATCTTTTAATCCTGACTTAAAAGACCGGTATTTCCCATATGCGATAAAGAATGGCCGGGCGGAAATTTATACTTTCCTATGTGAAGGAAAAATTAAAGAAATTGGGAGAGATGTAAAATTAAACTCCAATCAAAGAGAATTAATCCTTGAGATAGACCATAAACCTTACGAATTTGAAATTTGGATTACCTCAGAAAGACCAGATATCCAATTCATTAAGAAAAACACAACGCTTTGAATAGATTGTATATAAAGCACTTTTAGTTTTAGCTTCAATAAAAAATAAATATGGATATTCGATTACTGGTGCTACGAACTGGAGACACAAAACTTCTAGCCGATTTTTACAGTTTACTTGGAATTCAATTTGAATATCACAAACATAACAATTCACCGTATCATTATTCGGCTACAATCGGGGTAACTGTTCTTGAAATTTATCCATTGGCGAAAAACCAAATTGAAGCAGACAGGAACTTAAGGTTAGGTTTTGGTATAGAAAATTTTGATCAGGTGATGATAACGTTAAAAACATTACAAGTTGATTTTTCACAAGAACCAACCCAAACAGAATTTGGTTTTATGGCAATAATCATTGATCCCGATGGCCGGAAAATTGAATTGTATAAAAACAGTTAATCGCTCCCTTCTCTTCGTGTACTTTGTGGTTAAAAAAGCCACAGAAACACGGAAGCATTAAGATTAGCTTCGCTCAGCAATACGCGGTTCTCGTCCGCTTGGGGATAACCATCGCCTTCAATCTCTGCGCCCGTCATCTTAAATCTGCGGGAGAAAAACCATAAGTTCCCCGCAGATCACACAGATATTCGCAGATTTTCTTTATAAATCATTGCTCTAAACGAAGTCGAAGACTGCTAAACTTTGTGCCCTCTTCGCCTTTCTCTTTGTGTACTTTGCGGTTAAAACACGATTACTCTGTTAACTTCTTTTTAATCCCTTCAGTAAGCTTTTTCACTTTCATATAGCCTGCCAAAGAGCTATTCCTTTTATCGAAATCGATCACTAACCAACCCTTTTTCGCTTTAAGGTTAAACTTATCGCTGCCATTTAAGTTCACGAACAGATCAATATGCTGATCTAGTGGTAGTTCATTGTTTAAAGCACTGTCGAGGTATTTCTCCAATTTATCTGTTTTACTTTCGGCGTAATTTGCCTCAAATTTAAAGTCAGATTGGTTGTCTATCGTGCTTACCGATAAATGTCCTTCGCCACCATTGCAGCCAAAAATTAAAACGACAACTAAAATTGCGATGCTGTAAAAGATATTTTTCATATTGAAATGGTTAACTGGTTAATTGTTTAAATTGGTTAACTGGGGATTTACCTCCCAAACTTCTGACCTCTGACTTTCCGGACTCCGGACTAAAAACTCAAGACCCCGGACTTCAGACTCACGACTCCAAACGTCCAACTCCAAACTCCCTTACCCTCCCGCTCTGTTCTTAATATCATCGGCAGCTGTTTTCCGGTTTTGGTTCGACTTTAAATTCTGGTTACCAAAGCTATAACTGACATTGAACGAAGCCCTTCTACTAATGTAATTGTTCTGGACCCTTAAATTCACATTTTGATAATCCAATGTACCTTTCCAGTAATTGGTCTGAAAGATATCGTCAACATTTAACCTAAGTTTTAAAGCTTTGTTTAAGAAACTTTTCTGCACCCCCATGTTCAGGGCATTCTGATAAATAATGGTCCGTTCCAAACCACGTACCCGGGGAGAATTTAACCAGAAATTGGTTTCCAATGTCCAGTTATCCGGCAAAGTGATGGAGCTGCTGATATTAAAATTATACGATACTTTACTCAACATAAAAGGAGCACCTTCTAAATTATCATCATTAAATTTGTTGTAAAATAAACTAAAATTGTTCTGCAGGTTCCACCATTTGGTAATGGCCAAAGGAAAATATAATCCGGCTGTATAATATTGTCCGCTGCCTATATTACCCTGTCCAACCGTAACAATCCTGGTGCTATCGTTTTGTGCAGTTTTACTGTCCAAAATGAGATCTTTTGTTTTTGAATAACCCAAAGAAAATGATAATCCACTTTTATAATTATAACTCACTTCGAAATTGTTGGTAAACTGAGGCTTCAAATACGGATTGCCTTGTTGTATCGTGTAAGGATCCATGTAAAAATTAAATGGATTTAACTGCTGGTAATTGGGGCGATCTATCCGCCTGCCATACGAATAACGCAAATTACTGCTCTCCGAAATTTTCTGACTAACAAAAATCGTTGGGAACAACGATAAATAATGCTGTTTTGCCACAGTATTATTGGTTACCGATGTACCCGTAGATTGAGTGTACTCTGCCCGTAAACCTGCCTGAACTTGCCACTTGCCCAAATCCTTTGAAAAATTCGCATAAGCGGCGTTTACGTTTTCCTTATAAATAAAGTTATTGCTCTGCCCTACAATATTCTGCCATTCGTTATTGAGAAATGCCGACGACAGAAAATCGTTATTGGTTTTAACATAAGTACTTTTCAGGCCGGTTTCCAGCTTGGTAGTTTTTGATAATGGCCAGGTAAAATCGGTTTTTGCCGCATAAATATCAATCGCTGTTTTACTATCATTTTTAATGATGGTATTGTTGTAAACCACCCCTTTTTCGTCGAAAAAATTGGTGTTAAAATTTTCCAGTCCCGAATAATCAAAACCAGAGAAATCAGCATCGAAATTTAAACTCGCACCTTCCTTTTTAAAATCGTGTCTGATATTAAAATTTATGCTATAATTTTTGTTTGGCGTATTGGCATCAGAATACTGGATCAATGAATTGTTGCTTACTAAACCAGCCTGAGTTTCATTTATAAATGTTTGAGAGAAATTATCCAGTTTCCGCGTACTGCTGCTGCCATCCAGCATAATCCCGATCGTAGTTTTTTCACTGGCATAATAATCTGCACCCACTTTTGCAGCCAGGCGCGATCCGGTATATATTTTTTGAAAGTTTTGATTAAATGCACTTTGCAAACCATTGGAATTGGTATTCCTGTCTAAAAATAAATTAGAAAAATTGTTGTTTTTAGAGACATTTGCATTGGTGTAAAAATTCCACTTTTCTACGCGGTGATTTAAATTGAAGTTAAGCTCCGATCCGTAAATATTGGTAGGCAGATTAGCCCTTATTGCATTACGATAGGTTGATGAAATGCTTCCATTTGTACCAAATGCCTTATTTTTTTTCAGTTTAATATTAATAATACCCGAATTACCCGCCGCATCGTATTTGGCTGATGGATTGGTAATAATTTCAATGGTTGCAATCTGGCTACTGCTTAAGTTATTCAGATAAATAGTTAAATCAGCAGCTGATAAAAAATTGTTCTTTCCATCAATCATTACCGTTACACCTGATTTATTGTTCAATAAAACCCGTTCATTTTGCCTGTCAATCTGTACACCCGGCGCTTTTTCTAAAATTTCGAGTGCAGTACTGCCTGACGAAACAATACTGTTTTCCACATTCAGCACGGTTTTATCAATCTGGTGCTCAACAAAAGGTTTTCTACCTTGTACGCTCACTTCTTTCAATTGTTTGGTTAAGCTTTCGATGCTGATAACAGGTAATTTTAAATCTCCGTTAAGCGAAAAACGGTCGGTCTTTTTGCTTTTAAAACCGACGATCGAAACCGAAAGTATATAATCGCCACTTTTTAACTGGTCGATGTTAAACTCACCGTCTATATTGGTGGATACACTTTTGGCGACAGTGGTATCCGGATAATTCAGCACCCGGACAATGGCAAACGACACCGGGACAGTCTTTTCATCGACGATTTTCCCCGTCAGTTTATTTAATTTTTGGGCAAAAGAAGCCCCACACACCATCAGGCATGCAATTAGTGTAAATAATGTTTTCATGGTTTCTTCTTTTTAGGTAAGATCGTCATCTTGTCCGCGTCCGATCGTCATCTCGACTGGAACGTAGTGGAATGGAGAGATCTATCCCGATAGATTTCTCGACTCCGTTACACGCCGCTTGAAAT
Proteins encoded in this region:
- a CDS encoding FISUMP domain-containing protein, which translates into the protein MKINKLLLKAMLVQLVTTSSLIAQVKKPATKTAAPVKTKYGALAVDRSNGFYYGFSFDQPSLVAAEKKAVDECNKRGGACSIVLTYSGTGCAAYRTINGNVGTAFGWGIAKTKEEADAIATKECLKRSGGIQPANFVWTCNAAQAAQLKEIYNASPEITGPVKIGNQVWTSTNLNVNTYRNGEQIYYAANQKEWEKVSRDKIPAYCYLNFDSSNEKKYGKLYNFYAVTDRRGLAPAGWHVPSSGEFLTLIATLGGEKVAGKKMRGTTGWDVKDSYKFAHGNGDNSSGLNLLTNGSAGGDEYGGGKSFLYGVWLSYWWSGSTKSSGDSFAYYLDFNKYSEPRVTDYSKTTGCAVRLVKD
- a CDS encoding DUF4279 domain-containing protein gives rise to the protein MTDEQVITLIEKEFQEKTFGVTEQYLEIHAPIYINNKLQIVRIDRDRDKFIIAYLPVIDERFYFAVYIDEDLDKLINIGTEPDHRVYFLATSENFSETELKAMCSLSVDESWNIGDLKKNGRSAYNFSALKIMPNSEPDEFEDKLDKLLTYLETDKKGVSELVEKAEGYIQVAMDIHNGNGMIGGPSIKRESIARMHNLGLSIDFDLYVSGNSFR
- a CDS encoding dihydrofolate reductase family protein codes for the protein MDNTLRSAEGLAAVLEAQGTNIDLLLGRKTYDSWTQYWPKAGDNPMANSLNNGKKYVATHRPESLEWRPVEDLGTDIVTRIRELKSTEGPDLIVYGSSTVVAVLLEQGLVDEVVLMVYPVLLGKGKRFFSDTADARVLAFVSTSTTPTGVQVNTYRYVGELGKG
- a CDS encoding VOC family protein translates to MDIRLLVLRTGDTKLLADFYSLLGIQFEYHKHNNSPYHYSATIGVTVLEIYPLAKNQIEADRNLRLGFGIENFDQVMITLKTLQVDFSQEPTQTEFGFMAIIIDPDGRKIELYKNS
- a CDS encoding outer membrane beta-barrel family protein produces the protein MKTLFTLIACLMVCGASFAQKLNKLTGKIVDEKTVPVSFAIVRVLNYPDTTVAKSVSTNIDGEFNIDQLKSGDYILSVSIVGFKSKKTDRFSLNGDLKLPVISIESLTKQLKEVSVQGRKPFVEHQIDKTVLNVENSIVSSGSTALEILEKAPGVQIDRQNERVLLNNKSGVTVMIDGKNNFLSAADLTIYLNNLSSSQIATIEIITNPSAKYDAAGNSGIINIKLKKNKAFGTNGSISSTYRNAIRANLPTNIYGSELNFNLNHRVEKWNFYTNANVSKNNNFSNLFLDRNTNSNGLQSAFNQNFQKIYTGSRLAAKVGADYYASEKTTIGIMLDGSSSTRKLDNFSQTFINETQAGLVSNNSLIQYSDANTPNKNYSINFNIRHDFKKEGASLNFDADFSGFDYSGLENFNTNFFDEKGVVYNNTIIKNDSKTAIDIYAAKTDFTWPLSKTTKLETGLKSTYVKTNNDFLSSAFLNNEWQNIVGQSNNFIYKENVNAAYANFSKDLGKWQVQAGLRAEYTQSTGTSVTNNTVAKQHYLSLFPTIFVSQKISESSNLRYSYGRRIDRPNYQQLNPFNFYMDPYTIQQGNPYLKPQFTNNFEVSYNYKSGLSFSLGYSKTKDLILDSKTAQNDSTRIVTVGQGNIGSGQYYTAGLYFPLAITKWWNLQNNFSLFYNKFNDDNLEGAPFMLSKVSYNFNISSSITLPDNWTLETNFWLNSPRVRGLERTIIYQNALNMGVQKSFLNKALKLRLNVDDIFQTNYWKGTLDYQNVNLRVQNNYISRRASFNVSYSFGNQNLKSNQNRKTAADDIKNRAGG